From a region of the Streptomyces sp. NBC_00193 genome:
- a CDS encoding ABC transporter substrate-binding protein — translation MTTRRCAAALSRTFLARTTAMAMGACLVVGCGALPGGSGGSGGADTLTVMTFAPVESKATNMPGMPGMAKAYERWVNSKGGINGRKLRVLTCDERNTATGAADCARKAVAEKAVAVIGSYSQHGRAFLAPLEAEGIPFIGGYGVSAEEFQSPLSYPVNGGQPVLVAGAGHQLGRACAKVALVRPDTLAGDSLPLQLNAGLKANQMGPASDIRAAEDSADLAVQANEALAASSPGAPAAPAAPSKGGASSAKDGKDGKDRGCVAAVLGARTETFFDAFRRADSQNRKPQVSSVLGSVSQALVDRTGGKESPFEGAYVTSWYPVSADPLWTQMRNVIADHAFGDNAVDPDDSGAQTTWIAYTVFSEMVKRFKEDEDLTGRTLTRKLNQSDPVKTGGLTPDLSWRYQDMRAVSGFPRMVNGRVTFQVVQQGRLVAQPGGEQSMDMTKTLEQAPRSS, via the coding sequence ATGACCACCCGGCGATGCGCAGCAGCACTGTCCCGCACCTTTCTGGCCCGGACCACGGCCATGGCGATGGGCGCCTGTCTCGTCGTCGGCTGCGGGGCGCTCCCCGGAGGCTCGGGGGGCTCCGGGGGCGCCGACACCCTCACGGTCATGACCTTCGCCCCGGTGGAGTCCAAGGCGACCAACATGCCCGGCATGCCGGGCATGGCCAAGGCCTACGAGCGCTGGGTCAACTCCAAGGGCGGCATCAACGGCCGCAAGCTGCGCGTCCTGACCTGCGACGAGCGCAACACGGCCACCGGCGCCGCCGACTGCGCCCGCAAGGCGGTCGCCGAGAAGGCCGTCGCCGTCATCGGCTCCTACAGCCAGCACGGACGCGCCTTCCTGGCCCCGCTGGAAGCCGAGGGCATCCCGTTCATCGGCGGGTACGGAGTCTCCGCGGAGGAGTTCCAGTCCCCGCTCTCCTACCCCGTCAACGGCGGCCAGCCCGTCCTGGTGGCCGGCGCCGGCCACCAGCTGGGGCGCGCCTGCGCCAAGGTCGCCCTGGTCCGCCCCGACACCCTCGCCGGCGATTCCCTGCCCCTCCAACTCAACGCCGGCCTGAAGGCCAACCAGATGGGCCCGGCCAGCGACATCCGGGCCGCCGAGGACTCCGCGGACCTCGCCGTCCAGGCCAACGAGGCACTGGCCGCCTCCTCCCCCGGCGCCCCCGCCGCCCCGGCCGCGCCGTCGAAGGGTGGCGCGAGTTCCGCGAAGGACGGCAAGGACGGCAAGGACAGGGGCTGCGTGGCCGCCGTGCTCGGCGCCCGCACCGAGACCTTCTTCGACGCCTTCCGCCGCGCCGACTCCCAGAACCGCAAACCGCAGGTCTCCTCCGTGCTCGGCTCCGTCAGCCAGGCCCTGGTCGACCGCACCGGCGGCAAGGAGAGCCCCTTCGAGGGCGCGTACGTCACGAGCTGGTACCCGGTCTCGGCCGACCCCCTGTGGACGCAGATGCGCAACGTGATCGCGGACCACGCCTTCGGCGACAACGCCGTGGACCCCGACGACAGCGGTGCCCAGACCACCTGGATCGCGTACACGGTGTTCAGCGAGATGGTGAAGCGGTTCAAGGAGGACGAGGACCTCACCGGGCGCACCCTCACGCGCAAGCTCAACCAGTCCGACCCCGTCAAGACCGGCGGCCTGACCCCCGACCTCAGCTGGCGCTACCAGGACATGCGCGCCGTCTCCGGCTTCCCCCGCATGGTCAACGGCCGGGTCACCTTCCAGGTCGTCCAGCAGGGCCGACTGGTCGCCCAGCCGGGCGGCGAGCAGTCCATGGACATGACCAAGACCCTGGAGCAGGCCCCCCGTTCGAGCTAG
- a CDS encoding ALF repeat-containing protein — translation MDTTYWSRRRVLAAAAAGTAVITTSSLVLNPTAAWADTPPPGEDPGDPFLLPDTERAKVVRAWLVGGKAVRAAAAAALTGSDADVQAFLTVKLAQETAQDERSALLAGLAVGGKGTRRDATAALNGSAAAVSAFLSGGFKASILEDLRVATSTVMASGGKGVNRAGNTALTTGTPEALEAFLMDGQFTAQFADMRVEASKMLVGAGPEVQKYADRALSGTENDIEWFLETGQHIARARDQERSKIEELVAVVEREGKRASAKTKQAEEASARAVAAADKAKQAAETAAAEAQAAQDDVAKAGKAAGKAAEAAKGAADAARVATNASHAAILASRRAAYAASAASQAAATAGSAAAMAYRAAISASKDASQASAAKDAAVAARNAAARARSAAQAADFAATASAQSAAAGASAAGAARAAASAASSSAAAANAAGAAQAEAAEARRQAQIATNNANIATNAAGTAQTLANASATAARAARDAANDAATHADKAATAAEWAVQYAGQSVDHANKSTEFANEASGAAKAATDAVTAAIAVEKAAREAEWQRLDQDTQRAVEDMRQIRQAEANERALIELKRTQAEQTTQATKDLVAQAESALRSGNTGAATTLGRKAALAHMDARGSWSQEAARFALSGADADIHTWIDTDRQIAQRQDDRETTLFLARIAPPKVAFAATAALNSSDPEAAATFLSGGAIQAAMTDNRVVLSTLLAESPGKAMKAAASKALDAGTADALYEFITTSFEKAQQEDDGVATSTLLVTGGPYTKAYAQVAMEAPASLRRNFIHAVQYKSAQLDHDSATHIAAMQGAIAAAAKIAHKAQEDAHRAQEAAAYARDASSVAQQWADKAKASAASALVSANEASTLANQADQSAQNAKASADKAKQAAAAATTAARSANYSANRAMASARSAIASANAAQASAASARSSAVQAGKDAATASVAASAARQIAVSMRQTEIAQAAKQAAEAAQAAKQAGTNPADAPEHDTVKDDGSPWWTTAKGWASKTHEAAIYTGWTSVGLGLTGLAAGAFVITAPAAPFLAAAALGFSTATVVLDVASTIFTGIGYGWTSSEFKRSLGITTISALTFGVGRIAHAAGGSHLVKEISGIGREAVSTITSWLGSGH, via the coding sequence GTGGACACCACCTACTGGAGTAGGCGGCGTGTGCTCGCCGCCGCCGCGGCCGGCACGGCCGTCATCACCACGTCCAGCCTCGTGCTCAACCCCACGGCAGCGTGGGCCGATACACCGCCGCCGGGCGAAGATCCCGGCGATCCGTTCCTGCTGCCGGACACCGAGCGGGCGAAGGTCGTCAGGGCATGGCTGGTGGGCGGCAAGGCCGTTCGCGCCGCCGCGGCCGCCGCTCTGACCGGCTCCGACGCCGACGTGCAGGCCTTCCTGACCGTCAAGCTCGCCCAGGAGACGGCGCAGGACGAGCGCTCCGCGCTCCTGGCCGGCCTCGCGGTGGGCGGCAAGGGAACGCGGCGCGATGCCACCGCCGCCCTCAACGGCAGTGCCGCCGCCGTCTCCGCGTTCCTCTCGGGGGGCTTCAAGGCGTCCATCCTGGAGGACCTGCGGGTCGCCACCAGCACGGTGATGGCCTCGGGCGGCAAGGGCGTCAACCGGGCCGGCAACACGGCACTGACCACCGGCACCCCGGAAGCGCTCGAAGCGTTCCTGATGGACGGCCAGTTCACCGCTCAGTTCGCGGACATGCGCGTCGAGGCCTCCAAGATGCTGGTGGGCGCGGGCCCGGAGGTCCAGAAGTACGCCGACCGGGCCCTGTCCGGCACCGAGAACGACATCGAGTGGTTCCTGGAGACGGGTCAGCACATAGCCCGTGCCCGCGATCAGGAGCGCTCGAAGATCGAGGAGCTCGTCGCAGTCGTCGAACGCGAGGGCAAGCGCGCCTCCGCCAAGACGAAGCAGGCCGAGGAAGCGTCCGCCCGCGCCGTCGCCGCGGCCGACAAGGCCAAGCAGGCCGCGGAGACCGCGGCGGCCGAGGCCCAGGCCGCCCAGGACGACGTCGCGAAGGCCGGCAAGGCCGCAGGCAAGGCCGCCGAGGCCGCGAAGGGTGCGGCCGACGCCGCACGGGTGGCCACCAACGCCTCCCACGCCGCGATCCTCGCCTCCCGCCGTGCCGCGTACGCCGCTTCGGCGGCCAGTCAGGCCGCGGCCACCGCCGGCTCCGCCGCCGCGATGGCCTACCGCGCCGCCATCTCCGCCTCCAAGGACGCCTCCCAGGCCTCCGCGGCCAAGGATGCGGCCGTCGCCGCCCGCAACGCCGCGGCCAGGGCCCGCAGCGCGGCCCAGGCTGCCGACTTCGCCGCCACCGCCTCGGCCCAGTCCGCCGCCGCGGGCGCCTCCGCCGCCGGCGCCGCGCGCGCCGCCGCCTCCGCGGCGAGCTCCTCCGCGGCCGCCGCCAACGCGGCGGGCGCGGCCCAGGCCGAGGCCGCCGAGGCCCGCCGCCAGGCACAGATCGCCACCAACAACGCCAACATCGCCACCAACGCGGCCGGCACCGCCCAGACCCTGGCCAACGCCTCGGCGACGGCGGCCCGCGCCGCCCGGGATGCCGCCAACGACGCCGCCACTCACGCCGACAAGGCGGCAACCGCGGCCGAGTGGGCCGTCCAGTACGCGGGCCAGTCGGTGGACCACGCCAACAAGTCCACCGAGTTCGCCAACGAGGCCAGCGGGGCCGCCAAGGCGGCCACCGACGCGGTCACCGCCGCGATCGCGGTGGAGAAGGCCGCGCGCGAGGCCGAGTGGCAGCGCCTGGACCAGGACACGCAGCGCGCGGTCGAGGACATGCGGCAGATCAGGCAGGCCGAGGCCAATGAGCGGGCACTGATCGAGCTGAAGCGGACCCAGGCCGAGCAGACGACCCAGGCGACGAAGGACCTGGTCGCCCAGGCCGAGTCGGCACTGCGGTCGGGCAACACCGGCGCCGCCACCACCCTCGGCCGCAAGGCGGCACTCGCCCACATGGACGCCAGGGGCTCCTGGTCCCAGGAGGCCGCCCGGTTCGCGCTGTCCGGCGCGGACGCCGACATCCACACCTGGATCGACACCGACCGGCAGATCGCACAGCGCCAGGACGACCGGGAGACCACGCTCTTCCTCGCCCGGATCGCCCCTCCGAAGGTCGCCTTCGCCGCGACCGCGGCGCTCAACAGCTCCGACCCTGAGGCCGCGGCGACGTTCCTCAGCGGCGGTGCGATCCAGGCCGCGATGACGGACAACCGCGTCGTGCTCTCCACCCTGCTGGCCGAGAGCCCCGGCAAGGCGATGAAGGCGGCGGCCAGCAAGGCGCTGGACGCCGGGACCGCGGACGCCCTGTACGAGTTCATCACGACGTCCTTCGAGAAGGCACAGCAGGAGGACGACGGGGTGGCCACCTCGACCCTCCTCGTCACCGGAGGCCCTTACACCAAGGCCTACGCGCAGGTCGCGATGGAGGCCCCGGCGTCACTGCGCCGCAACTTCATCCACGCCGTGCAGTACAAGTCCGCGCAGCTCGACCACGATTCCGCCACCCACATCGCCGCCATGCAGGGCGCGATCGCCGCGGCCGCGAAGATCGCCCACAAGGCGCAGGAGGACGCCCACCGCGCCCAGGAAGCCGCGGCCTACGCCCGCGACGCCTCCAGCGTTGCACAGCAGTGGGCGGACAAGGCGAAGGCGTCTGCTGCTTCGGCCCTCGTCTCCGCGAACGAGGCGAGCACCCTCGCGAACCAGGCCGACCAGTCGGCCCAGAACGCGAAGGCCTCCGCGGACAAGGCGAAGCAGGCCGCCGCAGCCGCCACCACCGCGGCCCGCTCGGCGAACTACTCCGCCAACCGCGCGATGGCGTCGGCCCGCAGCGCGATCGCCTCCGCCAACGCCGCTCAGGCATCCGCCGCTTCGGCCCGTTCCTCCGCCGTCCAGGCCGGAAAGGACGCTGCCACGGCATCGGTCGCCGCGAGTGCAGCGCGCCAGATCGCGGTGAGCATGCGCCAGACCGAGATCGCGCAGGCCGCCAAGCAGGCGGCCGAAGCCGCGCAGGCCGCCAAGCAGGCCGGCACCAACCCGGCGGACGCACCCGAGCACGACACCGTCAAGGACGACGGCTCACCTTGGTGGACTACCGCGAAGGGGTGGGCCTCCAAGACTCACGAAGCGGCCATCTACACCGGGTGGACGAGCGTCGGGCTCGGCCTCACCGGCCTGGCAGCCGGGGCCTTCGTCATCACGGCTCCCGCCGCACCGTTCCTCGCGGCCGCCGCCCTCGGCTTCTCCACCGCCACGGTCGTCCTCGACGTGGCCAGCACGATCTTCACGGGAATCGGCTACGGCTGGACCAGCAGCGAATTCAAGAGGTCGCTGGGCATCACCACCATCAGCGCTCTGACCTTCGGCGTGGGCAGGATCGCCCACGCCGCCGGGGGCTCGCACCTCGTCAAGGAGATCTCCGGGATCGGCCGCGAAGCCGTCTCGACGATCACCAGCTGGCTGGGCTCCGGACACTGA
- a CDS encoding transcriptional regulator, producing MAARPLVARQPNERLQALIQEAGCSNAGLARRVNMCGAEHGLDLRYDKTSVARWLRGQQPRGRAPGIIAESLGRKLGRTVTIDEIGMANGKNLASGVGLQFSPTVIGAIEQVSELWRSDVGRRDFLSGSSVASSALVEPSRDWLITGADAQVARSGGSRVGMSDVEAVRATTQALKDLDHRFGSGHVRPVVVHYLNSVVSGLIGGAYREPVGRALFAAVARLTELAGYMAVDTGQPGLAQRYYIQALRLAQAAGDRAYGGYVLAASMSHLAAELGNPREIAQLARAAQEGTRGQVTPRVEAMFYAAEARGHALLGDARSTAVLSSRALTALERAEPEAGDDPEWIRHFDQAYLADELAHCHRDLGQADAAAKRAEEALRDLPAGKARRRAIGLLLLAAARVQQREVEAACQTATQAAEALSGIRSHRGAVYLEDFRTRLDPYREEPAAREFTARLEPVH from the coding sequence ATGGCAGCCAGGCCTCTCGTCGCCCGCCAGCCGAACGAACGGCTGCAGGCGCTCATCCAGGAAGCCGGGTGCTCCAATGCCGGGCTCGCCCGGCGCGTCAACATGTGCGGGGCCGAGCACGGCCTCGACCTCCGCTACGACAAGACCTCCGTGGCCCGCTGGCTGCGGGGCCAGCAGCCGCGCGGCCGGGCCCCCGGGATCATCGCCGAGTCGCTGGGCCGCAAACTCGGCCGGACCGTCACCATCGACGAGATCGGCATGGCCAACGGCAAGAACCTCGCCTCCGGTGTCGGCCTGCAGTTCTCCCCGACCGTCATCGGCGCGATCGAGCAGGTCAGCGAGTTGTGGCGGAGCGACGTGGGGCGGCGCGACTTCCTGTCGGGGTCGAGCGTGGCCTCCTCGGCGCTGGTCGAGCCGAGCCGCGACTGGCTCATCACCGGGGCCGACGCGCAGGTCGCGCGCAGCGGCGGCTCACGGGTGGGGATGTCGGACGTGGAGGCGGTACGGGCCACCACGCAGGCGCTGAAGGACCTCGACCACCGCTTCGGCAGCGGGCACGTGCGCCCGGTGGTCGTGCACTACCTCAACTCGGTGGTCTCCGGCCTGATCGGCGGCGCCTACCGGGAGCCGGTCGGCCGGGCGCTGTTCGCGGCGGTCGCCCGGCTCACGGAGCTGGCGGGCTACATGGCGGTGGACACCGGCCAGCCGGGCCTGGCGCAGCGCTACTACATCCAGGCGCTCCGGCTCGCGCAGGCGGCGGGCGACCGGGCGTACGGGGGCTACGTGCTGGCGGCGTCGATGAGCCACCTCGCGGCCGAGCTGGGCAACCCGAGGGAGATCGCGCAGCTGGCGAGAGCCGCACAGGAGGGGACGCGGGGCCAGGTCACCCCCCGGGTGGAGGCGATGTTCTACGCGGCGGAGGCACGGGGCCACGCGCTGCTCGGTGACGCGCGGTCGACGGCGGTGCTGTCCTCGCGGGCGCTGACGGCGCTGGAGCGGGCGGAGCCGGAGGCGGGGGACGACCCGGAGTGGATCCGGCACTTCGACCAGGCGTACCTCGCGGACGAACTGGCGCATTGCCACCGGGACCTGGGGCAGGCCGACGCGGCGGCGAAGCGCGCGGAGGAGGCCCTACGGGACCTCCCGGCGGGCAAGGCGAGGCGCCGGGCGATCGGTCTGCTCCTGCTGGCGGCGGCGCGGGTGCAGCAGCGCGAGGTGGAAGCCGCCTGCCAGACGGCGACGCAGGCGGCGGAGGCCCTGTCGGGCATCCGCTCCCACCGCGGGGCGGTGTACCTGGAGGACTTCCGCACCCGCCTGGACCCGTACCGGGAGGAACCGGCGGCCCGGGAGTTCACGGCCCGCCTGGAGCCGGTCCACTGA
- a CDS encoding EF-hand domain-containing protein yields the protein MDSAEYERKIAARFATFDQDGSGYIDREDFSTAAKAVLAEFAVAARSDKGQAVFAGAEAFWQGMAGIADVDGDQRVSREEFVTGAAKRLRDNPLRFAEIARPFLRAVIAAADADGLGATPAATARVLRVLGTPEELAGPVATALDADGDGRITEDEILAAFAGYCGVAAPDA from the coding sequence ATGGACAGCGCAGAATACGAGCGCAAGATCGCCGCCCGCTTCGCCACCTTCGACCAGGACGGGTCCGGGTATATCGACCGGGAGGACTTCAGTACGGCGGCCAAGGCGGTCCTGGCCGAATTCGCCGTTGCGGCCCGGTCCGACAAGGGCCAGGCCGTCTTCGCCGGCGCGGAGGCCTTCTGGCAGGGCATGGCCGGCATCGCGGACGTGGACGGGGACCAGCGGGTGTCCCGCGAGGAGTTCGTCACGGGCGCGGCGAAGCGGCTGCGGGACAACCCGCTCCGGTTCGCGGAGATCGCGCGGCCGTTCCTGCGGGCGGTGATCGCGGCGGCTGACGCGGACGGCCTCGGTGCGACCCCGGCGGCGACGGCGCGCGTCCTGCGCGTGCTGGGCACGCCGGAGGAACTGGCGGGCCCGGTCGCGACGGCGCTGGACGCGGACGGCGACGGGCGCATCACCGAGGACGAGATCCTGGCGGCCTTCGCCGGCTACTGCGGGGTGGCCGCGCCGGACGCGTAG
- a CDS encoding zf-HC2 domain-containing protein has product MTMPPSPFGEEDGEEYERHEQPPRSGGPARIPGPRGAADDLDLERPGYAPSAEGPLDPDGPDHRDDRDGLVDLDALDDSEYMKYPEVSAHPAAPAPADPEPEPEPKPEPAPVPAAPPPTHAVLKSLLGAWALAACSAEETQAVEDHLTECARCAEEALRLRDAVGLLRPEESLDLKPLLRSRVLEDCLGKRPARIPVPVWASPYDTEAARLDALLRDFGDSEWHTPVRLKWFEEEQRQSRRTTVAGVIGHLLAVDGLVAAALGLDDPLGRDASADTPAERTERFWEDSPYPTTRRVREPWREQGHTLVRTVSFAGSGVAELDVDYGPFALPLGDAFLERAFECWVHAVDIAEAVDYPYGPPAAPHLNRMIDLAARLLPAALAWRRRAGLAAPPRGLVAAGAPGRTLHLEIEGAGGGGWDIALDSPAAKPSPDHTVARIALDGAEFCQLAAGHISPEDAAVGQNGDREAIRDVLFAAASLSRM; this is encoded by the coding sequence ATGACGATGCCTCCGAGCCCCTTCGGCGAAGAAGACGGCGAAGAGTACGAGCGGCACGAACAGCCCCCGCGCTCCGGCGGCCCTGCGCGCATACCGGGCCCGCGCGGGGCTGCCGACGACCTCGACCTCGAGCGGCCGGGGTACGCGCCGTCCGCGGAAGGGCCCCTGGACCCCGACGGGCCGGACCACCGCGACGACCGCGACGGCCTCGTGGACCTCGACGCCCTGGACGACTCGGAGTACATGAAGTACCCCGAGGTCTCCGCCCACCCCGCCGCACCGGCGCCCGCCGATCCGGAACCCGAACCCGAACCCAAACCCGAGCCCGCTCCCGTCCCGGCAGCGCCCCCGCCCACCCACGCCGTACTGAAGTCCCTGCTCGGCGCATGGGCCCTGGCGGCGTGCTCCGCGGAGGAGACCCAGGCCGTCGAGGACCACCTCACCGAATGCGCACGCTGCGCCGAGGAGGCGCTGCGGCTGCGCGACGCCGTGGGACTGCTGCGCCCGGAGGAGAGCCTCGACCTCAAGCCGCTGCTGCGCTCGCGCGTGCTGGAGGACTGCCTCGGCAAGCGCCCGGCCCGCATCCCGGTCCCGGTGTGGGCGAGTCCGTACGACACCGAGGCGGCCCGGCTCGACGCGTTGCTGCGGGACTTCGGGGACTCGGAGTGGCACACCCCGGTCCGGCTGAAGTGGTTCGAGGAGGAACAGCGCCAGTCGCGCCGGACCACGGTGGCCGGGGTCATCGGGCACCTGCTGGCGGTGGACGGCCTGGTGGCGGCCGCGCTGGGCCTGGACGACCCGCTGGGCCGTGACGCGTCCGCGGACACCCCGGCCGAGCGCACGGAACGCTTCTGGGAGGACTCCCCGTACCCGACCACCCGCCGGGTCCGCGAGCCGTGGCGGGAGCAGGGCCACACCCTGGTCCGCACGGTGTCCTTCGCGGGCAGCGGCGTGGCCGAGCTGGACGTGGACTACGGCCCCTTCGCCCTGCCCCTCGGGGACGCCTTCCTGGAGCGGGCCTTCGAGTGCTGGGTCCACGCCGTGGACATCGCGGAGGCGGTGGACTACCCGTACGGGCCGCCGGCCGCACCCCACCTGAACCGGATGATCGACCTGGCCGCCCGGCTCCTGCCGGCGGCCCTGGCCTGGCGCCGGCGGGCGGGACTGGCGGCGCCGCCGCGCGGGCTGGTCGCGGCGGGGGCGCCGGGCCGGACCCTGCACCTGGAGATCGAGGGGGCGGGAGGCGGCGGCTGGGACATCGCCCTGGACTCCCCCGCGGCGAAGCCCTCGCCGGACCACACGGTGGCCCGGATCGCCCTGGACGGCGCCGAATTCTGCCAGCTCGCCGCGGGCCACATCTCCCCGGAGGATGCCGCGGTCGGCCAGAACGGCGACCGCGAAGCCATCCGGGACGTCCTCTTCGCGGCAGCGTCCCTGAGCCGGATGTAG
- a CDS encoding sigma-70 family RNA polymerase sigma factor yields MPKDAPPRWDRRMQQRLARGEAAALGELYDRFASLVHSLAHRVLGDEKAADRVTREVFGYIWENPDAYDPKQGSMRSWVARITQGQAVARLRQAELGNGSREELEQKVRTANAAARADFIVTSMPAPLRAALELAYFKRRDYRQAAADLQISEDEARRRLRLGLQLLSTANAVPRDDMVPPGYGPSGYGTTR; encoded by the coding sequence ATGCCGAAGGACGCACCACCGCGCTGGGACCGCCGCATGCAACAACGCCTGGCCCGCGGCGAGGCCGCCGCGCTCGGCGAGCTGTACGACCGCTTCGCCTCGCTCGTGCACAGCCTCGCCCACCGGGTCCTCGGCGACGAGAAGGCCGCCGACCGGGTCACCCGCGAGGTCTTCGGCTACATCTGGGAGAACCCGGACGCCTACGACCCCAAGCAGGGCTCCATGCGCTCCTGGGTCGCCCGCATCACCCAGGGGCAGGCCGTCGCCCGCCTGCGCCAGGCCGAACTGGGCAACGGCTCCCGCGAGGAACTGGAACAGAAGGTGCGCACCGCCAACGCGGCGGCCCGCGCCGACTTCATCGTCACCTCGATGCCCGCACCCCTGCGCGCCGCGCTCGAACTCGCCTACTTCAAGCGCCGCGACTACCGCCAGGCCGCCGCCGACCTGCAGATCAGCGAGGACGAGGCCCGGCGCCGGCTGCGCCTGGGCCTGCAACTCCTGTCCACGGCCAACGCCGTCCCGCGCGACGACATGGTCCCGCCGGGATACGGCCCCTCCGGATATGGAACCACCCGATGA
- the purU gene encoding formyltetrahydrofolate deformylase, producing the protein MSDDPQPQATQQYVLTLSCPDKQGIVHAVSSYLFMTGCNIEDSQQFGDRDTGLFFMRVHFAADAPVTVEKLRASFAAIGDTFRMDWQIHRSDERMRIVLMVSKFGHCLNDLLFRHRIGALPVDIAAVVSNHTDFEELVGSYGVPFVHIPVTKDTKAAAEAQLLELVRAEDVDLVVLARYMQVLSDTLCKELSGRIINIHHSFLPSFKGAKPYHQAHARGVKLIGATAHYVTADLDEGPIIEQEVERVGHEVTPDQLVAIGRDVECQALARAVKWHSEHRVLLNGTRTVVFT; encoded by the coding sequence ATGAGCGACGACCCGCAGCCCCAGGCCACGCAGCAGTACGTACTGACCCTCTCATGCCCGGACAAGCAGGGCATCGTGCACGCCGTGTCCAGCTATCTGTTCATGACCGGGTGCAACATCGAGGACAGCCAGCAGTTCGGCGACCGCGACACCGGCCTCTTCTTCATGCGGGTCCACTTCGCCGCCGACGCTCCGGTGACCGTGGAGAAGCTGCGGGCCAGCTTCGCCGCGATCGGCGACACCTTCCGGATGGACTGGCAGATCCACCGCTCCGACGAGCGCATGCGGATCGTGCTGATGGTGTCCAAGTTCGGGCACTGCCTCAACGACCTGCTCTTCCGCCACCGCATCGGCGCGCTGCCGGTGGACATCGCGGCGGTGGTGTCGAACCACACCGACTTCGAGGAACTGGTCGGCTCGTACGGGGTCCCGTTCGTGCACATCCCGGTGACGAAGGACACGAAGGCGGCGGCGGAGGCGCAGCTGCTGGAGCTGGTGCGGGCCGAGGACGTCGACCTCGTGGTCCTCGCCCGCTACATGCAGGTGCTGTCGGACACCCTGTGCAAGGAGCTGAGCGGGCGGATCATCAACATCCACCACTCGTTCCTGCCGAGCTTCAAGGGCGCGAAGCCGTACCACCAGGCGCACGCCCGGGGCGTGAAGCTGATCGGTGCGACCGCGCACTACGTGACGGCCGACCTGGACGAGGGCCCGATCATCGAGCAGGAGGTCGAGCGGGTGGGACACGAGGTCACCCCCGACCAGCTGGTGGCGATCGGGCGCGACGTGGAGTGCCAGGCGCTGGCGCGGGCCGTGAAGTGGCACAGCGAGCACCGGGTCCTGCTGAACGGGACCCGGACGGTCGTCTTCACGTAG